In Pseudonocardia sp. EC080619-01, the following proteins share a genomic window:
- a CDS encoding phosphotransferase family protein, which produces MTSPNAPAGVDPALAMWWAAHVDPTPLVAVDRIGAGQSNITSLVTDSVGREWVLRCPPPGASPDAHDMRREARVISALVGTAVPVPTPVVADADTAGVSGPFFVMERAPGSALSSEEDAAALSLAERLRLSENTIAVLAELHGIDPGAVGLAELGPRDGYLERQLRRTVRNWASWSDDSAADLPWQQCRAQLERRVPRQQRTVIAHGDYRLSNLLTRGSEITAVLDWELCTLGDPLADLAWLVDDWRGADEPAQIMASPTRAGGFRTRTEITDDYAKRTGLDLTGLPYYRAFTHWKAATLLQGVLLRRRSGAMGDHAGLDLAALETSIRNLLDEALDLVAI; this is translated from the coding sequence GTGACGAGCCCGAATGCGCCGGCGGGTGTCGATCCCGCGCTCGCGATGTGGTGGGCCGCCCACGTCGATCCCACTCCGTTGGTGGCGGTCGACCGGATCGGGGCAGGACAGTCGAACATCACCTCACTGGTCACCGACAGCGTGGGCCGGGAGTGGGTGCTGCGCTGTCCTCCGCCCGGTGCGTCGCCGGACGCACACGACATGCGCCGCGAGGCGCGGGTCATCAGCGCATTGGTGGGGACCGCCGTGCCGGTCCCCACCCCGGTCGTCGCCGACGCTGACACCGCGGGAGTTTCGGGACCCTTCTTCGTCATGGAGCGCGCTCCCGGATCGGCCCTGAGCAGCGAGGAGGATGCGGCAGCTCTGAGCCTCGCCGAGCGGCTGCGCCTGAGCGAGAACACGATCGCCGTGCTGGCCGAGCTGCACGGCATCGATCCCGGTGCCGTCGGTCTCGCCGAACTCGGTCCCCGCGACGGCTACCTCGAACGCCAGTTGCGACGTACTGTGCGCAACTGGGCGTCCTGGTCCGACGACTCCGCCGCCGATCTGCCGTGGCAGCAGTGTCGGGCGCAGCTGGAACGGCGGGTCCCTCGCCAGCAGCGAACCGTCATCGCACACGGCGACTACCGCCTGTCCAACCTGCTCACCCGGGGATCGGAGATCACCGCGGTTCTGGACTGGGAGCTGTGCACGCTGGGAGATCCTCTGGCTGACCTCGCCTGGTTGGTCGATGATTGGCGCGGTGCTGACGAGCCGGCACAGATCATGGCGAGCCCGACCCGGGCCGGAGGCTTCCGCACACGCACTGAGATCACCGATGACTACGCCAAGCGGACCGGCCTGGATCTCACCGGGTTGCCCTACTACCGCGCCTTCACACACTGGAAGGCAGCCACTTTGCTGCAGGGGGTCCTGCTGCGACGACGATCCGGCGCCATGGGAGACCACGCAGGCCTCGACCTGGCGGCGCTCGAGACGTCGATCCGAAACCTGCTCGACGAGGCCTTGGACCTCGTCGCCATCTGA
- a CDS encoding acyl-CoA dehydrogenase family protein yields the protein MDASAFELSPAQRDLAERARAFGEKWAPHATAIDRDDAAPLGEMVQDSVHMGVAGITIPAEYGGQGLNAIEFSLAVEEACRAMGSWMAGDVLFATTCTGPSVLMISGNEQAQRQYLPEIAAGRRTAAIALTEPAHGSAVTDDRRTAAGQATGPARPLTPVGGRDGDRCRALPRASEPLRHDGVRSSHV from the coding sequence ATGGACGCATCCGCCTTCGAACTGAGCCCCGCGCAGCGCGACCTCGCCGAGCGCGCCCGAGCGTTCGGCGAGAAGTGGGCCCCGCACGCGACCGCCATCGACCGCGACGACGCCGCGCCGTTGGGCGAGATGGTGCAGGACTCGGTGCACATGGGCGTCGCTGGTATCACCATTCCGGCCGAGTACGGCGGTCAGGGTTTGAACGCCATCGAGTTCTCGCTGGCCGTCGAGGAGGCGTGTCGTGCGATGGGTTCGTGGATGGCCGGAGACGTCCTGTTCGCTACGACCTGCACGGGGCCGTCAGTGCTGATGATTTCGGGCAACGAGCAGGCTCAACGGCAGTACCTGCCGGAGATCGCCGCCGGCCGTCGCACCGCGGCGATCGCGCTGACCGAGCCCGCCCACGGCTCCGCCGTCACCGACGATCGCCGGACAGCTGCTGGGCAAGCGACTGGACCAGCGCGGCCGCTGACTCCTGTGGGAGGGCGCGACGGTGATCGTTGTCGTGCCCTCCCGCGTGCCTCCGAGCCTCTCCGTCATGACGGCGTTCGCTCATCGCACGTCTGA
- a CDS encoding LLM class flavin-dependent oxidoreductase, translating into MTALTVSCAFATSLDSHRHAAVAEALGYRRAYFYDSPALYPDVWGQLYRAADRTERIVLGPAVLVPSNRHLMTNAAAIAGLAGIVGSERVSVAVGSGRTARLGVGRRPLRWAEVREYVAGLRALLRGETIDWDGARIAMMHGDGYAAVRPVDLEVLVAAAGPKGVAVARELGDGVFGGATPVPGFARSPSLAWGTVLAEGESPDSERVLAGAGAAAAVFAGHYPIGSADPTSDDTELTRWRRAYADVPAGEQHIALHTGHLCFANDRDRPFVTGELVSRLELALDERGWWDKLDRLAAAGVTEVVFQPAGDIPDELTRFARMAERAADRPGTSGPSSCPQLSNLY; encoded by the coding sequence GTGACAGCGCTGACCGTCTCGTGTGCGTTCGCGACCTCGCTCGACTCACACCGACACGCTGCTGTGGCCGAGGCCCTCGGCTACCGCAGGGCGTACTTCTACGACTCCCCGGCGCTCTACCCCGACGTCTGGGGCCAGCTCTACCGTGCAGCGGACCGCACCGAGCGAATCGTGCTCGGACCCGCCGTGCTCGTCCCGAGCAACCGGCATCTGATGACCAATGCCGCCGCGATCGCCGGGCTGGCCGGCATCGTCGGTTCCGAGCGGGTGTCGGTCGCCGTCGGGTCCGGTCGGACTGCGCGGCTCGGCGTCGGGCGGCGCCCGCTTCGCTGGGCAGAGGTCCGCGAGTATGTCGCTGGACTGCGAGCGTTGCTCCGCGGCGAGACGATCGACTGGGATGGCGCGCGGATCGCGATGATGCATGGTGACGGCTACGCGGCGGTCCGCCCAGTGGACCTCGAGGTTCTGGTCGCGGCGGCGGGTCCGAAAGGTGTCGCCGTGGCGCGTGAGCTGGGTGACGGCGTGTTCGGCGGTGCCACACCCGTGCCGGGATTCGCGCGCAGCCCGTCGTTGGCCTGGGGCACGGTGCTTGCCGAAGGTGAGTCTCCTGATTCGGAGCGAGTCCTGGCGGGCGCCGGTGCCGCGGCTGCCGTCTTCGCCGGGCACTACCCCATCGGATCGGCCGATCCAACGTCCGACGACACCGAGCTCACCCGATGGCGCCGGGCCTATGCGGACGTCCCGGCGGGGGAGCAACACATCGCGTTGCACACGGGGCACCTGTGCTTCGCCAACGATCGCGACCGGCCGTTCGTCACCGGGGAGTTGGTGTCGCGGCTGGAGCTTGCCCTCGACGAGCGCGGGTGGTGGGACAAGCTGGATCGCCTCGCCGCTGCCGGGGTCACCGAGGTGGTGTTCCAGCCCGCGGGAGACATCCCGGATGAGCTCACCAGGTTCGCGCGGATGGCCGAGCGGGCGGCAGACCGGCCGGGGACGTCCGGTCCGAGCAGCTGTCCGCAACTGTCCAATCTCTATTAG
- a CDS encoding SDR family oxidoreductase, whose protein sequence is MGRLDGKVAVVSGAARGQGRAHAVRLAQEGADIVAFDVCDAFAYTRAPAATLGELEETAAQVEALDRRCRVEKLDARDLTGLTALADAAAADFGRVDILVVNHGIWTVDRNSWELPEESWQESIDVLLTGAWKVQKAFVPKIIAGGRGGSVVFTSSVNAVVPQPGAVAYCAAKSGMQMLMKVLAHELGPHEIRVNTVNPGSVDTPIREGGNFEKSLEYWPYVFGQGSRQVLGGSTERPPSIIADAVAWLVSDEARFVTGALIPVDAGRLIW, encoded by the coding sequence ATGGGACGTCTGGACGGCAAGGTCGCTGTGGTCTCGGGTGCCGCTCGTGGCCAGGGACGTGCGCACGCGGTGCGCTTGGCGCAGGAGGGGGCAGACATCGTGGCGTTCGACGTCTGCGATGCGTTCGCCTACACGCGAGCGCCGGCCGCCACGTTGGGTGAGCTCGAGGAGACCGCCGCGCAGGTCGAGGCATTGGACCGACGTTGTCGGGTCGAGAAGCTCGACGCCCGTGATCTGACCGGCCTGACGGCCCTGGCGGACGCGGCGGCCGCTGACTTCGGGCGGGTCGACATCCTGGTGGTCAACCACGGGATCTGGACGGTCGACCGCAACAGTTGGGAGCTCCCGGAGGAGTCCTGGCAGGAGAGTATCGACGTGCTGCTCACCGGTGCGTGGAAGGTCCAGAAGGCCTTCGTGCCGAAGATCATCGCGGGTGGTCGCGGCGGGTCGGTCGTCTTCACGTCGTCGGTCAACGCCGTGGTCCCGCAGCCGGGGGCGGTCGCGTACTGCGCGGCGAAGAGTGGCATGCAGATGCTGATGAAGGTCCTCGCCCACGAGCTCGGACCACACGAGATCCGGGTGAACACGGTGAATCCGGGCTCGGTCGACACTCCGATCCGCGAGGGCGGCAACTTCGAGAAGTCTCTCGAGTACTGGCCTTACGTGTTCGGTCAGGGTTCCCGGCAGGTACTCGGCGGGAGCACCGAGCGACCGCCGTCGATCATCGCCGACGCCGTGGCCTGGTTGGTGTCGGATGAGGCCCGGTTCGTCACCGGAGCCCTCATCCCGGTCGACGCGGGTCGGTTGATCTGGTGA
- a CDS encoding SDR family NAD(P)-dependent oxidoreductase yields MVGVTGTFEGRVAMVTGAGSGIGAAVATLLAERGATVVVLDRDAGPAERVAAAIGGVPVVGTVTDPDRLHEVVDSVVRDHGGIDVAVNNAGVGAGGPRPVGEIDVATWRHVLSVNLDGVFHSMQAEIASMVVRGGGSIVNVASVLGVVGNAGSGAYVAAKHGVVGLTRAAALDYASAGIRVNAVGPGWVDTPLIAERDDEAMTALRNRQPMGRLATAAEVAEVVAFLASPASAFVTGAYYAVDGGHTAR; encoded by the coding sequence ATGGTTGGCGTGACCGGTACGTTCGAGGGGCGTGTCGCCATGGTGACCGGCGCCGGATCGGGTATCGGCGCGGCGGTGGCGACGTTGCTCGCCGAGCGTGGGGCGACGGTCGTCGTGCTGGATCGAGACGCCGGACCCGCTGAGAGGGTGGCCGCTGCGATTGGCGGGGTGCCGGTGGTGGGTACCGTGACCGACCCCGATCGGCTCCACGAGGTCGTCGACTCGGTGGTTCGGGACCATGGCGGGATCGATGTCGCGGTGAACAACGCCGGCGTCGGAGCGGGCGGCCCCCGCCCGGTCGGAGAGATCGACGTCGCGACCTGGCGGCACGTCCTGTCGGTCAATCTCGACGGTGTTTTCCACAGCATGCAGGCCGAGATCGCGTCGATGGTGGTCCGGGGCGGCGGCTCCATCGTGAATGTCGCCTCGGTCCTCGGCGTCGTGGGTAATGCGGGATCCGGTGCCTACGTGGCGGCCAAGCACGGTGTCGTCGGGCTGACCCGCGCGGCCGCGCTCGACTACGCCTCTGCTGGGATCCGGGTCAATGCGGTGGGGCCGGGCTGGGTCGATACGCCCCTGATCGCTGAGCGGGACGACGAGGCGATGACGGCCTTACGCAATCGTCAGCCGATGGGTCGGCTGGCCACTGCGGCGGAGGTCGCCGAGGTCGTGGCCTTCCTGGCCTCGCCCGCGTCGGCATTCGTCACCGGCGCGTATTACGCCGTCGACGGCGGGCACACCGCGCGCTGA
- a CDS encoding SDR family NAD(P)-dependent oxidoreductase has protein sequence MADFAEKVVIVTGGANGMGEATAHRFAQAGANVVIADYDTERGPLVETAIKEAGGTAWAITTDIREETQVGSMVNHVLDRWGRIDVVDNNAASLELAGQDPAVGDLGQELLLDTFRGNLFAMVSVTRAVLPTMLAQGKGTIVNIASVSGMRGELNLSAYGMSKAAVIQFTRAVATQYSRHGIRCNAIAPSYVRTRNNREYGPTDLDRIYSRASAEPANPAPDDIASVALFLASDEARMITGHVVPVDAGLIATSPIVPDYRDWIASQAS, from the coding sequence ATGGCGGACTTCGCCGAGAAGGTGGTCATCGTGACCGGCGGCGCCAACGGGATGGGCGAAGCCACCGCGCACCGCTTCGCCCAGGCGGGCGCCAACGTGGTGATCGCCGACTACGACACCGAGCGCGGACCGCTCGTGGAGACCGCGATCAAGGAGGCAGGCGGCACGGCCTGGGCGATCACCACCGACATCCGTGAAGAGACGCAGGTCGGGTCCATGGTGAACCACGTACTCGACCGGTGGGGCCGGATCGACGTCGTGGACAACAACGCCGCCTCCCTCGAGCTGGCGGGACAGGACCCGGCAGTCGGAGATCTCGGCCAGGAACTCCTGCTCGACACCTTCCGCGGGAACCTGTTCGCGATGGTCTCGGTGACCCGGGCCGTCCTGCCGACGATGCTCGCCCAGGGCAAGGGCACGATCGTCAACATCGCGTCGGTGTCGGGCATGCGCGGCGAGCTCAACCTGAGTGCCTACGGCATGTCCAAGGCCGCGGTCATCCAGTTCACCCGGGCAGTCGCCACCCAATACAGCAGGCACGGCATCCGGTGCAACGCGATCGCCCCGTCCTACGTGCGTACCCGCAACAACCGCGAATACGGGCCCACCGACCTGGACCGCATCTACAGCCGTGCCTCCGCCGAGCCCGCCAACCCCGCTCCCGACGACATCGCCTCGGTCGCGTTGTTCCTCGCCTCCGACGAGGCGCGCATGATCACCGGGCACGTCGTCCCGGTCGATGCCGGCCTCATCGCTACCTCACCGATCGTCCCGGACTACCGCGACTGGATCGCCTCGCAGGCGAGCTGA
- a CDS encoding LLM class flavin-dependent oxidoreductase — protein sequence MHVGMGVFFQNLEPGRSDHDVVARGLELADQAEPRGFGSVWTAEHHFTNYHMMPNPAQFLTYMAGRTTHVRLGTMVMVLPWHDPVRVAEEIAWLDSVSGGRVVMGLGRGLGSIEFDNFRLDMGESRQRFVEYATAISDSLESGAIEFDGELYKQPRAELHPPALTSFRGRTYASAVSPESAKIMATLGYGLMLIAQKPWEVTVRETAEYRELYQEINGVEPPQPVLVNYTTIDADPGRARELHEEYSVGYARSTIDHYEFTNPRLEHINGYEYYAGLRRNIEKHGLPQFNRFLADLQMGGTPEELVEQTVERVRELDAGGVINLFCFGGMPHEVAQRSLDTYVDRVLPKLLAVDPHRDIGVRVGVGT from the coding sequence GTGCACGTCGGAATGGGTGTCTTCTTCCAGAACCTCGAGCCGGGCCGCAGCGACCACGACGTGGTCGCCCGTGGTCTGGAGCTGGCCGACCAGGCGGAACCGCGCGGTTTCGGCTCGGTCTGGACGGCGGAGCACCACTTCACCAACTACCACATGATGCCGAACCCGGCGCAGTTCCTGACCTACATGGCGGGGCGCACGACGCACGTGCGTCTCGGCACCATGGTGATGGTGCTCCCCTGGCACGACCCGGTGCGGGTGGCCGAGGAGATCGCCTGGCTGGACTCCGTGTCCGGTGGCCGGGTCGTGATGGGGCTCGGCCGCGGGCTCGGATCGATCGAGTTCGACAACTTCCGGCTGGACATGGGCGAGTCGCGTCAGCGGTTCGTCGAGTACGCGACGGCGATCTCGGATTCGCTGGAGAGCGGCGCCATCGAGTTCGACGGCGAGCTGTACAAGCAGCCTCGGGCCGAGCTGCACCCACCTGCGCTGACGAGTTTCCGCGGCCGGACCTACGCGTCCGCGGTCTCACCGGAATCGGCGAAGATCATGGCGACGCTGGGGTACGGCCTGATGCTCATCGCCCAGAAGCCCTGGGAGGTCACCGTCCGTGAGACCGCGGAGTACCGCGAGCTCTACCAGGAGATCAACGGCGTCGAGCCACCGCAGCCGGTGTTGGTGAACTACACGACGATCGACGCCGACCCCGGGCGTGCTCGTGAGCTGCACGAGGAGTACTCCGTGGGGTACGCCCGCTCCACCATCGACCACTACGAGTTCACGAACCCGCGGCTCGAGCACATCAACGGCTACGAGTACTACGCGGGCCTGCGGCGCAACATCGAGAAGCACGGACTGCCCCAGTTCAACCGGTTCCTCGCCGACCTGCAGATGGGCGGCACGCCCGAGGAACTCGTGGAGCAGACCGTCGAGCGGGTTCGCGAGCTCGACGCCGGCGGCGTGATCAACCTCTTCTGCTTCGGCGGCATGCCGCACGAGGTAGCCCAGCGCTCCCTCGACACCTATGTGGATCGAGTGCTGCCCAAGCTGCTGGCTGTGGACCCGCACCGCGACATCGGGGTGCGCGTGGGCGTCGGCACCTGA
- a CDS encoding AMP-binding protein, producing MVDENVTTAPATIGALLRVAAARNGDRTYLTFDGVAYSYADVDGLADRYAAAFAADGVRHGDRVALMLDNSPEFLWACFGLGRIGAVVVTINTAAKGELLAYYLTQSGSSALVLGASFAGRIGGLPAVPDSLERLVVVEPGGDTVAALASLKRPVRSLDDLLAAGAGVPDVAVAASDPAYIMFTSGTTGPSKGVVSPHSQPIGVGKQVATAYGYRSDDVLYTCLPLFHANALWYTCYAALAADAAVALAARFSARTFWSEIRSSGATEFNFIGTMANVVLKLEAGAADRDHRVRLALIAPAPATLVREFRERYGIQVVSAFAATETFLVTIMDADSPIEKAGSAGRPAPGARVRVVDEHDVDQPVGIPGEILVAADDPGAMLTRYHDMPEATERALRGGWFHSGDRGYLDEDGYLHFIDRIKDVIRRRGENISAHEMEGILVRHPGVQEVAAIPVPSELGEDDVMIFVVPAAGAPRDPVELVRYCDRGMAFFMVPRFVEYVDELPKTPNTRVEKYKLKDWAVAHRDELWDRERVGVELTH from the coding sequence ATGGTCGACGAGAACGTGACCACCGCACCGGCGACGATCGGTGCGTTGCTCCGCGTGGCCGCGGCGCGCAACGGCGACCGCACCTATCTCACCTTCGACGGAGTCGCCTACTCCTACGCCGACGTCGATGGCCTTGCGGACCGTTATGCCGCGGCGTTCGCGGCGGACGGGGTGCGCCACGGCGATCGCGTGGCCCTGATGCTGGACAACAGTCCCGAGTTCCTCTGGGCGTGCTTCGGCCTCGGCAGGATCGGCGCGGTGGTCGTGACGATCAACACCGCCGCCAAAGGCGAGTTGCTTGCCTACTACCTGACCCAGTCCGGCAGCTCTGCGCTGGTGCTCGGCGCGAGCTTCGCGGGGCGGATCGGCGGGCTGCCGGCCGTCCCGGACTCGCTGGAACGGCTGGTCGTCGTAGAGCCAGGGGGTGACACCGTTGCCGCCCTGGCCTCACTGAAGCGGCCCGTCCGCAGCCTCGACGATCTCCTCGCGGCAGGCGCCGGCGTGCCGGACGTCGCTGTCGCAGCGAGCGACCCCGCCTACATCATGTTCACTTCGGGCACGACCGGACCGTCGAAAGGCGTGGTCTCGCCCCACAGCCAGCCGATCGGTGTCGGGAAGCAGGTGGCGACGGCGTACGGGTACCGCTCCGACGATGTCCTGTACACATGTCTGCCGCTCTTCCACGCCAACGCGCTCTGGTACACCTGCTACGCCGCGCTGGCCGCGGACGCTGCCGTCGCGTTGGCCGCACGGTTCTCAGCCCGCACTTTCTGGTCGGAGATCCGGTCCAGCGGGGCCACCGAGTTCAACTTCATCGGGACGATGGCGAACGTCGTGCTCAAGCTCGAGGCGGGCGCAGCTGACCGGGATCACCGGGTCCGCCTGGCACTGATCGCTCCGGCCCCGGCCACGTTGGTCCGGGAGTTCCGGGAGCGCTACGGCATCCAGGTCGTGTCGGCGTTCGCGGCCACCGAGACGTTCCTGGTCACGATCATGGACGCGGACTCGCCGATCGAGAAGGCCGGCTCGGCCGGGCGCCCCGCGCCCGGCGCGCGGGTGCGGGTGGTCGACGAGCACGACGTGGACCAGCCCGTGGGTATCCCGGGGGAGATCCTCGTCGCTGCTGACGACCCGGGGGCCATGCTGACCAGGTATCACGACATGCCCGAGGCCACCGAGCGTGCGCTGCGCGGCGGCTGGTTCCACAGTGGTGACCGCGGCTACCTCGATGAAGACGGTTACCTGCACTTCATCGACCGGATCAAGGACGTGATCCGCAGGCGCGGGGAGAACATCTCTGCCCACGAGATGGAGGGCATCCTGGTTCGCCATCCCGGGGTGCAGGAGGTCGCGGCGATACCGGTGCCCTCGGAGCTGGGGGAGGACGACGTGATGATCTTCGTTGTCCCGGCAGCCGGAGCGCCGCGAGACCCCGTGGAACTGGTGCGCTACTGCGACCGGGGAATGGCGTTCTTCATGGTGCCGCGGTTCGTCGAGTACGTCGACGAGCTGCCGAAGACGCCGAACACGCGGGTCGAGAAGTACAAGCTGAAGGACTGGGCCGTCGCGCATCGCGACGAGCTCTGGGACCGCGAGCGGGTCGGCGTCGAGCTGACCCACTGA
- a CDS encoding SMP-30/gluconolactonase/LRE family protein: MADDIDFGEGPVALPDGRVAFTEVGGQRISVAEGRTRRPIAKVPGAPNGMARGPDGALYVANNGGIGPDRNHDLWTADDALDGCIQRVGLDGEVSDFVAGLPGAHPHRPNDLCFGPGGSLYFTDSGNWEVFFTEETDFRSSPPGYRHGALYLRAADGEVVRLADVSDFPNGLAVTPDGEHLVVAQTVLLRLVSFPLRADGTVGEPELYCQLPEPVLPDGMCFTEDGTLYVCGAVGDAIAVIGPDRQLVDVLETGVHSDPTNVCLTEGTLWITHGTGRRLATLEVDARPLPLFGAGRD; this comes from the coding sequence GTGGCCGACGACATCGATTTCGGCGAGGGGCCTGTCGCCTTGCCGGACGGCCGGGTCGCGTTCACCGAGGTCGGCGGCCAGCGCATCTCGGTGGCGGAGGGCCGTACCCGCCGGCCGATCGCCAAGGTCCCCGGCGCACCCAACGGCATGGCCCGCGGCCCGGACGGTGCGCTCTATGTCGCCAACAACGGCGGTATCGGCCCGGACCGTAACCACGACCTCTGGACCGCCGACGACGCCCTCGACGGCTGCATCCAACGGGTCGGGCTGGACGGGGAGGTCTCGGACTTCGTGGCTGGTCTGCCGGGCGCGCACCCGCACCGACCCAACGACCTGTGCTTCGGCCCGGGCGGCTCGCTCTACTTCACTGACTCGGGCAACTGGGAGGTCTTCTTCACCGAGGAGACAGACTTCCGATCCTCGCCTCCCGGCTACCGGCACGGCGCGCTCTACCTGCGGGCCGCGGACGGCGAGGTCGTCCGGCTGGCCGACGTGTCCGATTTCCCCAACGGCCTCGCCGTCACCCCGGACGGAGAGCACCTGGTCGTCGCCCAAACGGTGCTCCTGCGTCTGGTCTCGTTCCCGCTGAGGGCTGACGGCACGGTCGGCGAGCCGGAGCTCTACTGCCAGCTACCCGAGCCCGTGCTCCCGGATGGCATGTGCTTCACCGAAGACGGCACGCTCTACGTCTGCGGCGCGGTCGGGGACGCGATCGCCGTCATCGGACCGGACCGGCAGCTCGTCGACGTCCTGGAGACGGGCGTTCACTCGGACCCGACCAACGTCTGTCTGACCGAAGGCACGCTCTGGATCACACACGGCACCGGGAGGCGACTGGCGACGCTGGAGGTCGACGCTCGGCCGCTTCCTCTGTTCGGCGCGGGGCGGGACTGA
- a CDS encoding IS110 family transposase — translation MAQRPVIWIGIDVGKRTHHACAIDTDGKVVFSRKVSNDQAAIEALLARAAEAAQDVRWAIDLTCSYAALLQVVLTAADQQVVYVPGRVVDRMSGVFRGEAKTDARDAKVIAETARMRGADLTTVTATDETTAELARLVAHREDLMADWVRGVNRLRDLLGSIFPGLEAAFDYSTRSALVLVTGFQTPQALRDAGEAGVIEYLRAHRAWAPGIAAMAATAVEVAHAQTVALPSETRTAILVAGLARRLLELDREIKDTDKLITTVFRSHPDAAIIESLPGLGPILGAEFLTATHGGVGPELGGFTSPGRLASYAGLVPVPQDSGRISGNLRRPRRYNRRLRRVFYMAALSSLKVNGPSRAFYQRKRSERMLHTQALLALARRLVDVLWALLRDRRMFTITAPQPAIAA, via the coding sequence GTGGCGCAACGGCCAGTGATCTGGATCGGGATCGACGTCGGGAAGAGGACGCACCATGCGTGCGCGATCGATACCGACGGCAAGGTGGTGTTCTCCCGCAAGGTCAGCAACGACCAGGCCGCGATCGAGGCGTTGCTGGCCCGCGCTGCGGAAGCGGCCCAGGACGTGCGGTGGGCCATCGACCTGACCTGCAGCTATGCGGCGCTGCTGCAGGTGGTCCTCACCGCGGCCGACCAGCAGGTGGTCTATGTCCCCGGTCGGGTCGTCGACCGGATGAGCGGCGTGTTCCGGGGCGAGGCCAAGACCGACGCCCGTGACGCGAAGGTCATCGCCGAGACCGCCCGCATGCGCGGCGCCGACCTCACCACGGTCACCGCCACTGATGAGACCACTGCCGAACTGGCCCGGCTCGTGGCCCATCGCGAGGACCTGATGGCCGACTGGGTGCGCGGGGTCAACCGGCTGCGTGACCTGCTCGGGTCGATCTTTCCCGGTCTCGAGGCGGCATTCGACTATTCCACCCGCAGCGCTCTGGTGCTGGTCACCGGGTTCCAGACACCCCAGGCCCTCCGGGACGCCGGCGAGGCAGGGGTGATCGAGTACCTGCGTGCCCATCGGGCGTGGGCACCGGGTATTGCTGCGATGGCCGCCACCGCGGTCGAGGTCGCCCACGCCCAGACCGTGGCACTGCCCAGCGAGACGCGGACCGCGATCCTTGTTGCCGGCCTGGCCCGACGACTGCTGGAACTCGACCGGGAGATCAAGGACACCGACAAGCTGATCACCACCGTGTTCCGCTCCCACCCGGACGCGGCGATCATCGAGTCGCTGCCCGGTCTCGGACCCATCCTGGGCGCGGAGTTCCTCACCGCCACCCACGGCGGTGTCGGCCCTGAACTGGGCGGATTCACCTCTCCAGGGCGGCTGGCCTCCTACGCCGGACTCGTCCCGGTGCCCCAGGACTCCGGCCGGATCAGCGGGAACCTGCGTCGCCCACGACGCTACAACCGCCGCCTGCGGCGAGTGTTCTACATGGCCGCACTGTCCAGCCTCAAGGTCAATGGCCCGTCCCGGGCCTTCTACCAGCGCAAACGCAGCGAAAGAATGCTTCATACCCAGGCTCTGCTCGCCTTGGCCAGACGCCTGGTCGACGTCCTGTGGGCCCTGCTGCGTGACCGGAGGATGTTCACCATCACCGCACCACAACCCGCTATCGCGGCTTGA